In Desulfobotulus pelophilus, the following proteins share a genomic window:
- the pyrH gene encoding UMP kinase yields the protein MEPRYKRILLKLSGEALMGDQGFGIRPDILQYVAEEIRSIHDLGVEVAVVVGGGNIFRGIAASSYGMDRAAADHMGMLATVINSLALQGTLEGKGMQTRVQSAISMHEVCEPFILRRAVRHLEKGRIVIFAAGTGSPYFTTDTAAVLRAQEIHAEILLKATKVNGVYDSDPAKNREAVFIRNLSYMEVLERQLQVMDMTAISLAMDNGLPLSVFDLLGKGNAVKVVCGDEEIGTLIR from the coding sequence TTGGAGCCCAGATATAAGCGGATATTGTTGAAGTTGAGTGGAGAAGCTCTCATGGGAGACCAGGGCTTCGGCATACGGCCGGATATTCTGCAGTATGTGGCGGAAGAAATCCGCTCGATACATGATCTGGGCGTGGAGGTTGCGGTAGTGGTCGGCGGGGGGAATATTTTCCGTGGCATCGCCGCAAGCTCCTACGGCATGGACCGGGCTGCCGCAGATCATATGGGTATGCTGGCAACGGTGATCAATTCCCTTGCCCTTCAGGGTACTCTGGAAGGTAAGGGAATGCAGACCCGTGTTCAGTCGGCCATCTCCATGCATGAGGTTTGTGAACCTTTTATTCTGCGCCGGGCTGTCCGGCACCTGGAAAAGGGTCGTATCGTGATTTTTGCAGCAGGAACGGGAAGCCCTTATTTTACAACCGATACGGCAGCCGTTTTGCGTGCCCAGGAAATCCATGCGGAAATTCTTCTGAAGGCCACAAAGGTCAATGGCGTATATGATTCCGATCCTGCAAAGAATCGGGAGGCTGTTTTCATACGGAATCTGAGCTATATGGAAGTGCTGGAGCGTCAGCTTCAAGTTATGGATATGACAGCTATTTCGCTTGCCATGGACAATGGCCTGCCGTTAAGTGTCTTTGACCTTCTGGGTAAGGGGAATGCGGTGAAGGTTGTATGCGGTGATGAAGAGATCGGTACGCTGATCCGCTGA
- the frr gene encoding ribosome recycling factor — protein sequence MLDTVFQETKEKMGKAVDTLKGELQKVRTGRASANMLDAVRVDYYGTLTPLSQMASISTPESRLLVIQPWDATAMKEIEKGILKANVGLTPSNDGKVIRISIPPLTEERRKDIVKQIGKSCEDYKVGIRNLRRDSNETLKALKKDGDISEDDMFKGQEYIQKMTDEHIRQMEDIQKAKEKEILEF from the coding sequence ATGCTGGATACCGTTTTTCAGGAAACCAAAGAAAAAATGGGAAAGGCAGTTGATACTCTGAAGGGCGAGTTGCAGAAAGTCCGTACGGGGAGAGCCTCTGCCAATATGCTGGATGCTGTTCGCGTGGATTATTATGGAACGTTGACACCCTTGAGCCAGATGGCTTCCATTTCCACACCAGAAAGCCGCCTCCTTGTGATTCAGCCCTGGGATGCAACGGCCATGAAGGAAATAGAAAAAGGGATATTGAAAGCCAATGTCGGTCTTACTCCATCGAATGATGGCAAAGTGATACGGATTTCCATTCCTCCCCTGACGGAGGAAAGACGCAAGGATATAGTTAAGCAGATTGGAAAGTCCTGCGAGGACTACAAGGTGGGTATCCGTAATCTGCGCAGAGACAGTAACGAAACCCTGAAGGCATTGAAAAAAGATGGGGATATCTCTGAAGATGATATGTTTAAGGGGCAGGAGTATATTCAGAAAATGACGGATGAGCACATCCGCCAGATGGAAGACATACAGAAAGCCAAGGAGAAAGAAATCCTTGAGTTCTGA
- a CDS encoding isoprenyl transferase, which produces MSSDLPTGFQTELLPVHVAIIMDGNGRWAKKRLMNRVKGHERGSETVRSVVRTTRKLGIPYLSLYAFSTENWERPKTEVATLMSLLRRFLASEREEMLGNNIRLNAIGELDRLPATVRSDLEAMMVETAGNNGMVLTLCLSYGSRDELTEAMRAVAIKVTQGLLDPASLSSDDIARHLYTADLPDPDLLIRTSGELRLSNFMLWQLAYTEFVFSPTLWPDFTKEEYLEILKMFQERDRRFGRVNDT; this is translated from the coding sequence TTGAGTTCTGATCTCCCCACAGGCTTTCAGACCGAACTTCTGCCCGTCCATGTGGCAATTATTATGGACGGCAACGGCCGTTGGGCAAAAAAACGCCTGATGAATCGGGTTAAGGGCCATGAAAGAGGTTCTGAGACAGTGCGGAGTGTTGTACGAACAACCCGTAAGCTTGGCATTCCCTATCTCAGCCTTTATGCCTTTTCCACGGAAAACTGGGAGAGGCCTAAAACGGAGGTTGCCACTCTAATGTCTCTCCTCCGTCGGTTTCTGGCTTCCGAGCGGGAGGAAATGCTTGGTAATAACATACGGCTTAATGCCATTGGTGAGCTGGACAGGCTTCCTGCGACTGTTCGTTCTGACCTCGAAGCCATGATGGTGGAAACTGCAGGCAACAACGGCATGGTACTGACTCTCTGCCTCAGTTACGGGTCCAGGGATGAATTGACGGAAGCCATGCGGGCCGTAGCCATCAAGGTTACCCAAGGGCTTCTGGATCCGGCCTCCCTTTCCAGTGATGATATTGCCCGCCATCTGTACACGGCAGATTTGCCTGATCCGGATCTGCTGATCCGCACCAGTGGTGAGCTTCGCCTGTCTAACTTCATGCTCTGGCAGCTGGCCTATACGGAGTTTGTTTTTTCACCCACCCTCTGGCCCGATTTTACAAAAGAGGAATATCTCGAAATACTGAAAATGTTTCAGGAACGGGACCGGCGCTTTGGCAGGGTAAACGATACTTGA
- a CDS encoding phosphatidate cytidylyltransferase, whose protein sequence is MHGTRWLTAILALPVLVWLIAAGGPFFFFLLLLGVAFIAQSEYHRIVDARASGSSDSDLRWIARLAMALLVLLAFWGMTGVLAGLIVAFLILTGLCMACFRRRPDLLTALPLELQGLLWIGFPLACLGALRVSDHGVAWVFFTLFLVASGDTGAYYAGRFWGRNKLAPAISPAKTREGFVGGVVLTLVLAVLFKLLFLPSFALLPVLFTALLTSLVAPVGDLFESMQKRISAIKDSGRLLPGHGGMLDRIDALLFAAPVVFVMRTWLC, encoded by the coding sequence ATGCATGGAACACGGTGGCTAACGGCCATACTGGCCCTTCCTGTTCTGGTCTGGCTGATTGCGGCCGGAGGGCCTTTCTTTTTTTTCCTTCTTCTGCTTGGTGTGGCTTTCATAGCCCAGTCGGAGTACCATCGTATCGTGGACGCAAGGGCCAGTGGAAGCAGTGATTCGGATCTGCGCTGGATTGCAAGACTTGCCATGGCACTTCTGGTACTGCTGGCTTTCTGGGGAATGACAGGTGTGCTGGCTGGCCTTATTGTGGCCTTTCTTATCCTGACAGGTCTTTGTATGGCCTGCTTCCGGAGACGGCCCGATTTGCTTACGGCCCTTCCGCTGGAGCTCCAGGGACTTTTGTGGATAGGATTTCCCCTGGCCTGCCTGGGTGCTCTGCGGGTATCGGACCATGGGGTAGCCTGGGTCTTTTTCACGCTGTTTCTCGTGGCTTCCGGGGATACGGGAGCCTACTATGCCGGCCGTTTTTGGGGCAGAAACAAGCTGGCTCCTGCCATCAGTCCGGCAAAGACCCGGGAGGGTTTTGTGGGTGGTGTGGTTCTGACACTGGTCCTGGCAGTACTGTTTAAATTGTTGTTTCTGCCCTCTTTTGCCCTTTTACCGGTTCTTTTTACGGCTCTGCTTACTTCCCTTGTGGCACCTGTGGGAGATCTCTTTGAATCCATGCAGAAAAGAATTTCCGCAATCAAGGATTCAGGCCGCCTCCTGCCCGGACACGGGGGTATGCTGGATCGCATTGACGCTTTGCTTTTTGCTGCACCTGTGGTCTTTGTCATGCGAACATGGCTGTGCTGA
- a CDS encoding 1-deoxy-D-xylulose-5-phosphate reductoisomerase yields MKKNICVLGCTGSIGRNVVEIVQRFPDRYRTLVLAAGDNVSLLAEQIKRLEPEVVVVRTEAHAMQLMAMDCARKVTVLFGEKGYEAAATHPDVDMVVAAIVGAAGLLPTVAAVKAGKALALANKESLVMGGKLLMSLAREKGVDILPVDSEHSAIFQCLAGQRKKDVAKLLLTASGGPFRTLDKKSFSTIRPEDALAHPTWSMGRKISIDSATLMNKGLEVIEAMHLFSVPVEKIDVVVHPQSIVHSMVAFCDGSVMAQMGVPDMKGAISLALSWPERLPLDLPLPDFSRMNLHMEKPDLERFPCLRLAFEAAQEGGIFPAVLNAANEVAVEAFLQSRVSFTEIPELITETLLQTENRFVDDMAELIEADAAARVLARSFVERS; encoded by the coding sequence ATGAAAAAAAATATTTGTGTGCTTGGGTGTACCGGCTCCATTGGCCGGAATGTGGTGGAGATAGTTCAGCGGTTTCCAGACCGCTACCGCACGTTGGTTCTTGCGGCAGGGGACAATGTATCTCTTCTTGCAGAGCAGATAAAACGGCTGGAACCTGAGGTCGTTGTCGTCCGTACCGAAGCCCATGCCATGCAGCTCATGGCTATGGACTGTGCCCGCAAAGTCACGGTTCTTTTCGGAGAAAAGGGGTATGAGGCTGCGGCAACTCACCCTGATGTGGACATGGTGGTGGCTGCTATTGTGGGGGCAGCAGGCCTTCTTCCAACGGTAGCGGCTGTCAAGGCAGGGAAAGCTCTGGCCCTTGCCAATAAGGAATCCCTGGTAATGGGTGGGAAGCTACTGATGTCACTGGCGAGGGAAAAGGGTGTGGACATTCTGCCGGTGGACAGCGAGCACTCGGCTATCTTTCAGTGTCTTGCCGGTCAGCGGAAAAAGGACGTGGCTAAACTGCTGCTGACGGCTTCCGGTGGCCCTTTCCGGACCCTTGATAAAAAAAGTTTTTCTACTATTCGTCCCGAAGATGCATTGGCCCATCCTACCTGGAGTATGGGACGAAAAATTTCCATTGATTCCGCAACGCTTATGAACAAAGGTCTGGAAGTGATTGAGGCCATGCATCTTTTTTCTGTCCCCGTGGAAAAAATCGATGTGGTGGTGCACCCTCAGAGTATTGTGCACTCCATGGTGGCCTTCTGTGATGGCAGTGTAATGGCCCAGATGGGGGTGCCAGACATGAAAGGTGCCATCTCTCTTGCTCTTTCATGGCCGGAGCGCCTGCCCCTTGATTTACCGCTGCCCGATTTTTCTCGCATGAATCTGCATATGGAAAAACCGGATCTGGAACGTTTTCCCTGCCTGAGACTGGCTTTTGAAGCGGCGCAGGAGGGAGGCATTTTCCCTGCAGTCCTCAATGCGGCCAATGAGGTGGCTGTGGAAGCTTTTCTGCAGAGTCGTGTGAGTTTTACGGAAATTCCGGAGCTGATTACGGAAACTCTCTTACAGACAGAAAACCGTTTTGTCGATGATATGGCTGAACTCATAGAGGCGGATGCAGCGGCAAGGGTTCTTGCACGGTCTTTTGTTGAACGGTCCTGA
- the rseP gene encoding RIP metalloprotease RseP — MTSLFSFLVVLSVLIFIHELGHYLLARLLGVGVERFSIGFGPRLAGWTSGRTDFRISAIPLGGYVKMVGDEPDAELPEEDIPLSFTHKPVWKRMLIVAAGPFFNLLLAVFFLWGLVFWYGLPVMDPVVGDVKAGSPAASAGLRVGDLVVRVDDRSVDSWEEIQKLIRRASEDQAMVFEVDRGDGIRQVRIFPELMPTPDALGAMVMRMGIGADPFIPPTIGFVSPGFPAAEAGLKSGDRVIKVNGADSPTWMVMARKIQESSGERLILDVEREGIRLSLEMQTREEVMEDGLGGKITRHVVGIAPEPYTRAEKLGFLGSMLEGTRQTGEIVTVTGIALARMVKGSLSRDNLGGPILIAQMAGSEARKGLANLLAFIAVISVNLALLNLLPIPVLDGGHLMFYTIELLRGKPVSVRGREVAQQVGIFLLLSLMVFAFYNDILRLFRG; from the coding sequence ATGACCAGCCTTTTTTCTTTTCTTGTCGTTTTGAGTGTTCTTATCTTTATCCATGAGCTGGGCCATTATCTGCTCGCGCGACTGCTGGGAGTGGGAGTGGAACGTTTTTCCATAGGATTTGGTCCAAGGCTTGCAGGATGGACTTCCGGCCGAACGGATTTTCGTATTTCAGCCATACCCTTGGGAGGGTATGTGAAAATGGTGGGCGATGAGCCCGATGCAGAACTGCCGGAAGAAGACATTCCTCTTTCTTTTACCCATAAGCCTGTTTGGAAGCGAATGCTGATTGTGGCTGCGGGTCCTTTTTTTAATCTTTTACTGGCGGTGTTTTTTTTGTGGGGGCTTGTCTTCTGGTATGGACTTCCCGTTATGGATCCCGTTGTGGGAGATGTAAAGGCTGGCTCACCAGCAGCCTCGGCGGGCTTACGGGTCGGCGATCTGGTCGTGCGCGTGGATGACAGGAGTGTTGACTCCTGGGAAGAAATTCAGAAGTTGATACGCAGGGCTTCTGAAGATCAAGCCATGGTTTTTGAGGTTGACAGAGGTGATGGCATCCGGCAGGTGCGGATTTTCCCGGAACTCATGCCCACGCCCGATGCTCTGGGAGCCATGGTTATGCGTATGGGGATTGGAGCGGATCCCTTTATTCCCCCCACCATTGGATTCGTTAGTCCCGGATTTCCGGCTGCAGAAGCTGGCCTGAAATCCGGAGACCGTGTTATCAAGGTGAACGGAGCAGATTCGCCTACCTGGATGGTCATGGCCAGGAAAATTCAGGAGTCCAGCGGAGAACGTCTGATTTTGGATGTGGAAAGGGAAGGGATCCGGCTTTCCCTTGAGATGCAGACCCGCGAAGAAGTTATGGAGGATGGCCTGGGTGGAAAAATAACCCGCCATGTGGTGGGGATTGCTCCTGAGCCCTATACCCGGGCGGAAAAACTGGGCTTTCTGGGCTCTATGCTGGAGGGAACACGCCAGACCGGAGAAATTGTTACAGTTACAGGTATTGCTCTGGCACGTATGGTAAAAGGAAGTCTTTCCAGAGACAATCTGGGAGGCCCCATTCTGATTGCACAGATGGCTGGCAGTGAGGCCCGCAAGGGACTTGCCAATCTGCTGGCCTTTATTGCGGTCATCAGTGTCAATTTAGCCCTTTTGAATCTTTTGCCCATCCCCGTTCTGGACGGGGGGCATCTGATGTTTTACACCATAGAACTGCTGCGCGGTAAACCGGTGAGTGTGCGGGGGCGGGAAGTGGCCCAGCAGGTGGGGATTTTTCTGCTGTTAAGCCTGATGGTGTTTGCTTTTTATAATGATATTCTTCGTCTGTTCCGGGGCTGA
- a CDS encoding AIR synthase-related protein yields MQARLEIALKPDLADAEGLGVQKKIAEVFGIELDSVRCIQILTFNAELTEAESTLVMERIFCNPVSQVASYTPLDVDFDGCIWVGFRPGVRDNAGATAMEALSDVLGRSFGPEDVVYTSKRYCLKGRGLSTELMDRMAGELLANDIIQQWRVFMPGSWDKTEGVGFVIPRVILNHEPEVARIPIDNDAALQSVSHARNLALNPNDIPVIREYFLREDVQKIRKQKGLDLPTDIEIEYIAQGRSDHCNHNTFRGLFRYRDMETGETETIDNLFKTCIQKPTLAMQEEKDWVVSVLWDNAGAARFDESWNYVITGETHNSPSNMEAYGGAITGIVGVYRDPLGTGRGARLIMGSYGFCVGPLDYEGPLKPRLHPKRILDGVVEGVRDGGNKSGVPTPFGQVTFHPGYMGKCLVFVTALGIMPRTVAGTPGHEKTTCPGDLIIMCGGRVGKDGIHGVTASSETFSAHTPAGHVQIGDPYTQKKMHDFLLEARDAGLIAFMTDNGGGGLSSSVGESARFAGGCTVALDQVPLKYEGLDQWEIWVSESQERMTVAIRPESLDTFMALSAKHAVESTVIGSYTDTGYLEITWKGRSVAWIHMDFLEEGFPQWEFDCEWVPPGLRGLCEPVVGVPSDYAGLLQTILARPNMASKEWIGRQYDHEVQAGSVIKPFVGKGRDIPSDAAVIRPVLSSERGLAFTQTLLPFYSKIDAWHMTTAVIDEAVRRLLAVGGGLSEMGGVDNFCWPDIQFHPSKNPDGKFKAAQLVRSCKALQSMCAAYGIPLLSGKDSMYVDGHLQGPFGETRKVSGLETLQFSATAIVDNVRRCQTLDVKKPGDRVFLLGITRNELGGSEYYDLLGYTGLNVPEVDAEAFLGMYRNFEKAMELELMNSAHAVARGGLGVHLAFIAMGGELGLDIDLAKAGTDSGFPDGRDDLLLFSESCGRMLVTVAPEKEEAFRFLFEGQPYFCLGQVREDNLLCIKGLGGDSILCISTADLKQSFKKPFGDRI; encoded by the coding sequence ATGCAGGCAAGACTTGAAATCGCTCTGAAGCCGGATCTGGCGGATGCAGAAGGGCTGGGTGTACAGAAAAAGATAGCGGAGGTGTTCGGGATCGAACTGGATTCCGTTCGCTGCATACAGATTCTTACCTTTAATGCGGAGTTGACGGAAGCAGAGAGTACTCTGGTTATGGAGAGAATTTTTTGCAATCCTGTGAGTCAGGTGGCTTCATATACTCCCCTGGATGTGGATTTTGACGGGTGCATTTGGGTTGGATTCAGACCTGGTGTCCGAGATAATGCAGGGGCCACAGCCATGGAGGCTTTATCGGATGTTCTTGGTCGTTCCTTTGGGCCTGAGGATGTCGTTTACACATCCAAACGTTACTGCCTGAAGGGCAGGGGACTCAGTACGGAACTGATGGACCGCATGGCAGGTGAACTTTTAGCCAATGATATCATCCAGCAGTGGCGGGTGTTTATGCCCGGAAGCTGGGATAAGACGGAAGGAGTTGGCTTTGTCATACCCAGAGTGATACTGAACCATGAGCCTGAGGTTGCCCGGATTCCCATTGACAATGATGCGGCCCTGCAGTCGGTGAGTCATGCAAGAAACCTTGCCCTGAATCCCAATGATATTCCAGTGATCCGGGAATATTTTCTCCGGGAGGACGTCCAGAAGATACGTAAGCAAAAGGGTCTTGACCTGCCAACGGACATCGAGATTGAATATATTGCTCAGGGCCGCAGTGACCATTGCAACCATAATACTTTCCGGGGACTTTTCCGGTACAGGGATATGGAAACCGGAGAAACGGAAACCATAGATAATCTTTTTAAGACCTGTATTCAGAAACCTACCCTTGCCATGCAGGAAGAAAAGGACTGGGTTGTCTCCGTACTGTGGGATAACGCTGGTGCGGCACGGTTTGATGAGAGCTGGAACTATGTGATCACAGGAGAAACCCACAATTCTCCCTCCAATATGGAGGCTTATGGCGGTGCCATTACGGGGATTGTTGGTGTCTACCGGGACCCTTTGGGTACGGGTAGAGGAGCACGGCTGATCATGGGCAGTTATGGTTTCTGCGTGGGGCCTCTTGATTATGAAGGCCCCCTGAAGCCCAGGCTGCATCCCAAGCGTATCCTTGACGGTGTGGTGGAAGGGGTCAGGGATGGCGGCAACAAGTCCGGAGTTCCCACGCCCTTCGGCCAGGTGACCTTTCATCCGGGCTATATGGGGAAATGTCTGGTTTTTGTTACGGCTCTGGGAATTATGCCACGGACCGTGGCCGGAACACCGGGCCATGAGAAGACCACCTGTCCCGGAGATCTGATTATCATGTGCGGCGGACGTGTGGGAAAGGACGGTATTCACGGAGTGACCGCATCTTCGGAGACCTTCAGTGCGCACACTCCCGCAGGCCATGTACAGATCGGAGATCCCTATACGCAGAAAAAAATGCATGATTTTCTTCTGGAAGCGAGGGATGCAGGACTGATTGCCTTCATGACGGATAACGGGGGAGGGGGTCTTTCATCATCCGTGGGTGAGTCCGCTCGTTTTGCCGGTGGGTGTACTGTTGCGCTGGATCAGGTTCCTCTGAAATATGAAGGGCTTGACCAGTGGGAAATCTGGGTTTCCGAGTCTCAGGAGCGAATGACTGTGGCCATTCGTCCGGAATCTCTGGATACTTTCATGGCGCTTTCCGCAAAACATGCGGTGGAAAGCACGGTCATCGGAAGCTATACGGATACAGGATACCTTGAGATCACCTGGAAGGGCAGGTCTGTAGCCTGGATTCATATGGATTTCCTGGAAGAAGGTTTTCCCCAATGGGAGTTTGACTGTGAATGGGTTCCGCCGGGACTGCGGGGGCTCTGTGAGCCTGTGGTTGGTGTCCCTTCCGATTATGCCGGACTTTTACAAACTATTTTGGCGCGGCCCAATATGGCTTCCAAAGAATGGATTGGCAGACAGTACGATCATGAGGTTCAGGCGGGATCCGTCATTAAGCCCTTTGTAGGGAAGGGAAGGGATATCCCTTCGGATGCGGCTGTTATCCGTCCGGTGCTCAGCTCGGAGAGAGGTCTTGCTTTTACCCAGACACTATTGCCTTTTTATTCGAAAATTGACGCATGGCACATGACCACGGCGGTGATCGATGAGGCTGTGCGCAGGCTTCTTGCCGTGGGCGGAGGGCTGTCCGAGATGGGCGGAGTGGATAATTTCTGCTGGCCCGATATTCAGTTCCATCCCAGCAAGAATCCTGACGGGAAATTTAAGGCGGCTCAGTTGGTACGATCCTGTAAAGCCCTTCAGTCCATGTGTGCGGCTTATGGCATTCCTCTGCTTTCCGGGAAGGATTCCATGTACGTGGATGGCCATCTCCAGGGACCCTTTGGAGAAACCCGGAAAGTTTCCGGCCTGGAGACCCTGCAGTTTTCCGCCACAGCCATTGTAGACAATGTGAGGCGCTGCCAGACTCTGGATGTAAAGAAACCCGGTGACAGGGTATTTTTACTGGGAATTACCCGAAATGAGCTTGGTGGATCGGAATATTACGATCTTTTGGGCTACACAGGTCTGAACGTGCCGGAGGTGGATGCAGAGGCCTTTCTTGGTATGTACAGAAATTTTGAAAAGGCGATGGAGCTGGAGCTTATGAACAGTGCCCATGCGGTGGCACGCGGCGGGCTCGGAGTGCACCTTGCCTTCATTGCCATGGGGGGAGAGCTGGGTTTGGACATTGATCTTGCCAAGGCCGGGACGGACTCGGGCTTTCCTGATGGCAGGGATGATCTGCTGCTGTTTTCGGAGTCCTGCGGCCGCATGCTGGTAACGGTGGCTCCGGAAAAGGAGGAAGCCTTCCGTTTTCTTTTTGAGGGGCAGCCTTATTTCTGTCTGGGACAGGTCAGGGAAGACAACCTTTTATGCATAAAAGGGCTTGGGGGAGACAGTATCCTTTGTATTTCCACTGCCGACCTTAAACAAAGTTTCAAAAAGCCTTTCGGAGATCGGATATGA
- the purQ gene encoding phosphoribosylformylglycinamidine synthase I gives MTRQVKVLVLTGYGLNCDMETAHAFEMAGAVADRVHINTLISGDVKLSAYQILVFGGGFSWGDDHGAGVVQAVRIMTGLGDAIRDFIAGGRLVMGICNGFQTLVNTGLLPGFDENYTQREVALLHNDCGNFRDQWVDLCVNSHSPCVFTEGMDSLPLPVRHGEGKFYAASAVIEKLENSGQVVLRYARPDGKPAEGVFPMNPNGSINDIAGICDASGRVFGLMPHPEAFTHLTHHPDWTRMKAEERAFFDDLTPGLRIFQNAVRHFR, from the coding sequence ATGACAAGGCAAGTAAAGGTTCTGGTACTCACGGGTTATGGCCTGAACTGTGATATGGAAACGGCCCATGCCTTTGAAATGGCAGGGGCTGTAGCAGACAGGGTGCACATCAATACCCTTATCAGTGGAGACGTGAAGCTCAGTGCTTATCAGATTCTTGTATTTGGGGGGGGGTTCAGCTGGGGGGATGATCATGGGGCCGGTGTCGTTCAGGCCGTACGCATTATGACGGGACTGGGTGATGCCATCCGCGATTTTATTGCTGGAGGACGTCTTGTCATGGGAATATGCAATGGTTTCCAGACCCTCGTGAATACAGGCCTTCTACCTGGATTTGATGAGAATTATACCCAGAGAGAAGTGGCGCTTCTGCACAATGACTGCGGAAATTTCAGGGATCAGTGGGTGGATCTTTGCGTTAATTCTCACAGTCCCTGTGTTTTTACGGAAGGCATGGACTCACTGCCGCTTCCCGTTCGTCACGGTGAGGGGAAATTTTATGCCGCTTCGGCTGTCATTGAAAAACTGGAAAACAGCGGGCAGGTGGTCCTTCGGTATGCACGGCCGGACGGAAAACCGGCCGAAGGGGTTTTCCCTATGAATCCAAATGGTTCAATTAATGATATTGCGGGTATCTGTGATGCATCAGGGCGGGTGTTTGGCCTGATGCCCCATCCGGAAGCCTTTACTCACCTTACCCATCATCCAGACTGGACGCGGATGAAAGCGGAGGAGAGAGCTTTTTTTGATGACCTTACACCTGGATTGCGTATTTTTCAGAATGCTGTCCGCCATTTCAGGTGA
- a CDS encoding formylglycine-generating enzyme family protein, whose protein sequence is MTAFTQRLAGIFVMIWLMACTGRSSLPGYDGLLPGDAGEVKEETVVRQAGSEQRPDSPGESTQSISDVGEAADSHQGYLTNALGMDFVWIPPGIFHMGSHMDDPDRYDDETRRKVTISRGFFLMATEVTQGQWEKVMGNNPSGFRHCGSYCPVERVSWNDVQVFIQKLQAMDKALIYRLPTEAEWEYAARGGSQTAFAFGRCLDADAANYNGRQPLAHCSEGRYREGPTPVGSFSPNAFGLHDMHGNVWEWCQDVYAPYDSEKSVVDPLYEGPGDERVIRGGSWYGSARSCRSAGRGRYAPDRGFNSIGFRLAAEKPD, encoded by the coding sequence ATGACAGCATTTACTCAGCGGCTGGCGGGCATCTTTGTCATGATATGGCTCATGGCCTGTACCGGCAGGAGTTCTCTGCCCGGATATGATGGCCTGCTGCCGGGTGATGCAGGCGAAGTAAAAGAAGAGACCGTGGTTCGGCAGGCTGGTTCGGAGCAGCGGCCTGACTCCCCCGGAGAGTCTACGCAAAGCATTTCTGATGTTGGTGAGGCTGCGGATTCCCACCAGGGTTACTTGACGAATGCGCTGGGTATGGATTTTGTATGGATTCCGCCGGGTATCTTCCATATGGGATCCCATATGGATGACCCGGACCGCTACGACGATGAGACCCGGAGAAAGGTCACCATCTCAAGGGGTTTTTTTTTGATGGCAACGGAAGTTACCCAAGGTCAGTGGGAAAAAGTGATGGGCAACAATCCCTCTGGCTTCCGTCACTGCGGATCGTACTGCCCCGTGGAAAGGGTTTCATGGAATGATGTTCAGGTGTTCATCCAAAAGCTTCAGGCCATGGATAAGGCATTGATCTATCGTTTACCTACGGAGGCGGAGTGGGAATATGCGGCTCGCGGGGGAAGTCAAACCGCCTTTGCCTTTGGCAGATGTCTCGACGCTGATGCGGCCAATTATAATGGTAGACAGCCTCTGGCCCATTGTTCCGAAGGCAGGTACAGGGAAGGCCCCACTCCTGTGGGAAGTTTTTCGCCCAATGCTTTTGGATTGCATGATATGCATGGCAACGTATGGGAATGGTGCCAGGATGTCTATGCTCCCTATGACAGTGAAAAAAGCGTGGTGGACCCCTTGTATGAAGGGCCGGGTGATGAGCGGGTGATTCGGGGCGGGTCCTGGTATGGCAGTGCCCGAAGCTGTCGTTCGGCAGGCCGGGGGCGGTATGCCCCGGACAGGGGCTTTAACAGTATCGGCTTCCGTCTTGCAGCAGAGAAGCCGGATTGA